TTTTCGACATCATTTTTCTCCGTAATGTCATCACCTATTTCAGCCGAAGCGTGCGTGAATCACTTCTTCGAAAACTCCCGCATCATATGCACGAAGACTCCTATCTTATTCTTGGAAAAAGTGAACAACCCAAGGACGACTCCGGACTCTTCGAAGTTTCAGGTGAAGACAAATATTCCACGTACCAGATGGCTCCAGACCGCCCCACACTTGCCGCCTCGAAGCCACAAGAAGAAGCAGACGGCGAAGAAGCTCCAGCCACTGGCAGTGCACCTGTTGCACCCGATGAAGAAGCAGACTCGAAGGTTCTCGTCACGTTCCGATACAAAGACCTACAATCCGTCATGGACATGGTGTTTAGGGACGTTGACCCAGAAGCCCATGTATACTTGGGGCTTAAGAAAGCACCGATGCCTGGTGAGCAACTCTTCCAGGTCGTTAATACCGTTCCGGACTGGGCAAAGAAAAAAGACGATTGATCCACTCGTCGAGTGCCTAGAACCCTGCTACTAGGGGTTCATGAATCGCGGCCCACTTTTTCAGCTTGTACCGTTCCTCATCGTGTTCGTTACCGTTGCCTTTATAACCACTCAATTGGGAATAGATGCCCAAACCATCGAAGTCTGGTTAGACGGCAAGGGAATCTGGGGGCCTTTAATGTTCATCGCGGTTTTCGCCGTGTTACAGGCGCTCTTTGTTTCCGCTCATATATTTATCATGGCCGCCAATGCGGTTTGGCTACCTGCCGAAGCGATTTTCTATAGCTGGCTGGGTGCCATGGGCTCGGGGCTAATCTCGTTTGTCTTCGCTCGCTTTGTGGCTCGTCAATGGGTTCAGCAAAGACTTCCAGAAAAAATTAAAGAATACGACCACAAGCTTGAAGATTCTGGCTTTCTCACTGTGCTCATCCTTAGAACGTTTCTCTTTACCAGCCCACCTCTTCAGCTTGGGCTCGGGGTCTCAAGGGTTAAGTTCTGGCCATTTCTCGCAGGCACCGCCCTAGGAAATATCCCTCCAATTTTACTATCAACATTTGCTGCGTCATCTATTTTGGCCTGGTTTCAAAGCTAGCTTAGATTCCACAACGGCGTGACCGAGGTTTCCTCATGGAAGAACAAAACTCCCCCAAAAAGCTTTTAGAAAAGCCCGGTTCTATTATGGGACTTGGTTGTTTGATTATTGTTACGACTGCAGCGGTTGGAGCGATTGTGTTAGGATGGCTTGGGCATAAAATGCTCAAAGCAAATACCGATCCTGCAATGCGTGCTAGCATCGCCAAAACATTCCTTCAAACCGATGAAATTCCAAACGACCTAAATCCCGTGGTTGCCATGACCATGCGGGGTACCATGGAGCTGGTTGTTCTCTCGGATCAACCTCTCAAAGAAAACGAAGACTCACCTCACTTTAGAAACCAGGGAATTTATTTCATGCGTGTTCAGGGTGCCAGTATGGGAGCAATGCCAGGAGAGTTCGAGGAGCAATTCTTAAAGCCCGTCAACGATGCCGATGGTAACGATTACCTTGTTCCGTCTATGCGCGACGGAAGAATCTTCGAATCCGGTAACTTTCAGCATTCCGGTACCCAAGGGAAATTCGTGAGCGTTCGGGGTACACTCGATGTCTTTGGCTGGAGTGGTCGAGGCGTTCAAAATCGCTTCTCAATTAAGTGCTCCCCGGTGGCTACGCCTACTCTTGGCATATGGTTTATGAAAGACAGCCTAGAGGGCAAAACCAATGACTCGCCTCTGAATATCGAGTCGCTGAAGAAACGCTTAGCCAACTTTAACTTTTGCCCCACTCAAGATTCACCGCCACCTACCCAGAACCCGCAACCAACACCATAGGGCACCTTTCATGGTAAAAATCTTCGTTCACAAACTTTTGATACTGGGCTTGCTCTCCTTGGGCCCAAGTCTCGCTCACGCTGACCAAACAACTTGGCAACTTGATAAAACACATACCACCGTGGGTTTCATGGTGAAGCATATGGGTATCACTCGTGTACGTGGAACTT
This is a stretch of genomic DNA from Deltaproteobacteria bacterium. It encodes these proteins:
- a CDS encoding TVP38/TMEM64 family protein, giving the protein MNRGPLFQLVPFLIVFVTVAFITTQLGIDAQTIEVWLDGKGIWGPLMFIAVFAVLQALFVSAHIFIMAANAVWLPAEAIFYSWLGAMGSGLISFVFARFVARQWVQQRLPEKIKEYDHKLEDSGFLTVLILRTFLFTSPPLQLGLGVSRVKFWPFLAGTALGNIPPILLSTFAASSILAWFQS